The DNA segment GCGAAGGCGGGGTGACGGAGGCTGACCTGTTGGTCTATGACGAGACCAATCTGGCGCTGGCCTTCATCGTGGGCCAGATGCAGCCGCCGCTGCCGGTGCCGGTGGGCGTGCTTTATGTCAATTCGCGGCCAACCTACGACGGCGCAGTCAATGAGCAGCTCGCGCAAGCTTCCTCGAAGCTGGGGCCTGCGGATCTCAATGCGCTGCTGCGCCGCGGCGATACCTGGACCGTGAACTAAGGCGCGAGCGGGTAATACCTGGGCGCACGAAACGCCAAGGTTGGCTGCTATCGCAGGTACAGGCGGGCGCGCGGCAGGGAAGTCTCAGCTTCCTCGCCGCGTGCCCGCTTGTACGGCTCAGGCGCGTTGGCCGCTGGCCAGTTCGAGACATGACACCGTTTCCAGGCACTTTGGAAACTCTGTTATTGCGAGAAGAAGCGCCGAGTCTCCACTACTACCGGCTGCGCGCCGAGGTGACCGCTCCGTAAACAGCGCCCACGATGGTCCCGAAAACTGCGCCGTAGATCGCTCCGCTAAGCGCATAACCCAGCAACGCTTGCTTGAAAAGTATGTAGCTTTGAAATAACTCGTGACTCGCGGCCAAATAGAGCAGATTGGCGATCAGAGACACCAGCACAGACACCGCGCTAAAGACGGCCATGAACACCACGCCGAGTACCACCGCCATAACCAAACCGCTGGTCACGATGGAAAGGCCCTTGGGTTCTTGTAGATGCGATGAAGCTTTCATGAACACACTTCGCGCAGCTCTAAGAATAGTGTAGTCCGTGGCCGGGCTGACTTCACCCCGCCACTTAGAGCTCACGCGTCGACCTTCGAATCCGTGGCGCTGATGGCGACAAGGCCCTGAGTCGGCGAAACGGAACACGCGATTTCACAACCGCGTAGCGCTAGGGCGTTACGCTCACTACCCATTTCGTGGGAGGTCGTAAGTAGCACTGAATTAAAAGGTGCGCGTGACTCGCCAGTCCCCTTCGTCCATCAGCCCGCCCCCCTGATAGCAGAAATAGGCGCCACTTGCCCGGTTAGGTACAAACGGCCCGGTAAAGATGCAGCTAGAGCCATCGAGGAGTATCACACCAAATTTGTCGATCGGAGAATCACTCCAATTGCGCCGCGGCCGGGAGCCAAATACCGGCCAGCCGTTCCAGCGCTGGTGCCACTTCCTCGGGCTGCTGAAAACGGGGCACATGGAGTACCAGCTCGTCGGTGCCCACGCGCTGATAGGCGCGAAGATGGAGCGGGGTCGCGCTCTCGCGATGGGGCGAGGCGATAATTTCCAGCTCTCGCGGATCGCGACCGCTGCTCTCGGCAAGATCTAGCAAGTGCCGGCGCCGATCGCCTACTTGATCGGGCGTTAGATGGCTGCCGTACCAGCCATCGGCCAGCTTAGCCGCGCGCTTAAGTGCCGGCGCGCTATCGCCACCCATCAGAATTGGCAAGCGCGCTCCGGATAGGGGCTTGGGATAGCTGCGGATGGCGTCGAAGCTGATGAACGCGCCGGCAAAGGAGCTTGCGTCTTCGCCCCACAGTTTACGCATCACAGTAATGTACTCAGCCAGCCGCGCACCGCGCCGGGCGTACGGGATGCCCAGCGCTTCGAATTCCTCGGGCAACCAGCCCGCGCCGACTCCCAAAGCGACGCGCCCGCCGCTTAGGCAATCCAGCGTGGCGACCTCCTTGGCCAGAATCACTGGATGGCGCTCGCCCACCAGGCATACTGCCGTACCCAGGCGCAGCTTGCGGGTCACGGCCGCTAGATAGGCCAGGGTGACGAAGGGGTAGCAAAAGGGTGACGTTGTGGAGACCTGAATTTGGCTACGGTCGGCATAAGGGTAGGGAGTTTTGATGTCCTTGGGCATCACCAAGTGTTCGGGCACCCACAGACTGGCGAAGCCCAGCCGCTCGGCATGGCGCCCGACTTCGGCGAGCACGTCGCCCCGCGTGATACCCATCAGAGTGATGCTGATCTTCATTCTGTAATTCCTCAGAGCAAAGCTGGGCCAAGCATAATAGCCTCCTCGGTTCGCTCCAAGCCTGCGTGTGGACAGCGCGGTGTGACGCGAGCTGGCTTTTTTCTCAGAGCCGTAGTCGACTTTCCTGGTTGAAAGTAGGGGGCGCCGCGAGGGCCTCAAAGAGTGCGGCTCCCAAGCGCTCAGCGGCGGATTTGATCGGGCGGTTTAGAAGGTTGCGCTTTCGGCCTCCGCGTGATGGCGGCTCTCGATGTACCCGTCTTGGACCGCGCCGTAAAGGTCGATCGAATAGCGATCGACGTCCTCGAACAGTTGCAGGTTGAGCGAACGATAATTGACGGCCTCGGCAGCTTCGCTGCCGCCTTCGATCGCAAGCGGCATCCACCAAGTCGGCATCGTATAACTAATTGGGTTCATCGAGCCGTCGACCACTCGACCCGCGGTATCGCGAATCGAGGAGGGGCCGAAAAAGGGCAGCACGAGGTACGGCCCCATCGGAACGCCGTACTTATGGAGGGTTAAGCCGAAGTCGGTGTCGTGTTGCTTGAGCTTAAACCAAGAATTGGCTACGTCAAAGAAGCCTGCGCCGCCTAAAGTTGTATTGATTAGGAAACGGCCGGCTTCACCGGCTGCATAGCCCGGCTTAAGCTGGAAGAGATTGTTGGCAAAGCGCGGAATGAAGTTGACATTATCCCAAAAGGTGCCGATATGGCGCCGTACGGGTTCGGGTAAGACGTCGGCATAACCGGTGGCTACGGGACGCAAAACATATTGATCCAACCGCAGGTTGAACCAGAAGATCTTCTCGTTAAGAGGAGCCAGCGGATCAGCATAGGCCTCACTGGTTGGCGCGCCGAGGTTGTCCCCGGGGGTGGGCTGGTCAGCCTGCGCCGCGAAGGCCGGGGTAGAAAGTACTGCGCCCAACAACACTATGAGTAAAGCTGACTTCACGATCTGATTTCCTCTACTATCCAGCATACGGACTGTGGGAACGGCGGACAAACCGGCCCATGACGTCACTTACTGCCAGGATCGTTGAGGCTGGGAAAGCTGCCGCCGCTGCCTTGGCTTTTGCTCCCGCCGCTACTGCTCTTGCCGCTTCCTCCAGAGCTGAAGCTGTTGATTAGTTGACCGATTACGTCCTCCAGCACAAAGGCCGATTCGGTTTGGCGCAGGGTCTGGCCGTTGGTCAGCATCTTGTCCCCAGGGCCCAGCGAGAGTGCGACATATTTGTCGCCGATGATCCCGCGGGTGCGGATAGCCGCGATCGCGTCGTCGTCGACTTTTACGCCCTGGTCGATTTGCATGCCGACGTGGGCGCGATCGTCGAGCAGGCTGATGGAGAATACCTTGCCCACCGCAACTCCTGCGATCTCCACGGCATCACCGGTTTTAAGCCCGGTGATATTGTCGAAATTGGCAAAAATTTCGTAGCTGGGCGGATTGAAGATCTCAACTCGGCCCAGGCGCAGCGACAGATAAGCCAGCGCCGCAAGGCCGATCAGGGCAAAGATACCGACCAGAAATTGAGTGGTACGACTTGCGTACATTCAGCTCCTCGCCACGGGCCGGCGGCCCGCCTCCTCCTCTGCGCTGGCCGATTTACCGGCCAGAAAATGCTGAAATACTTCGTCCTGGGAGGCCATCACTTCCGCCACCGTGCCGTTAAGAGCCATGCGACCACGATGCATGAACGCAATCCGATCGGAAATTTCGAACACCGCGGGCACGTCGTGACTGACCATCACGACCGTCAGCCCTAGTTGCTGATGGGTGTCGCGGATAAGTGCATGGATGGCGCCGGTTCGAGTGGGGTCCAGGCCGGTGGTGGGTTCATCGAGATACAAGATCTTGGGATTACGGATCAGGGCCCGCGCCAGGGCGGCTCGTTTTTGCATACCCCCGCTGATCTCGCTGGGGTATTTGTCGCCCATCCCGCTCAGGCCTACGGCTTCTAGCTTTTCCTCCACCTGGCGGGAGATCTGCGGGCGGCGCAAGCGGGTTTTCTCCACCAGGGGAAAGGCTACATTCTCAGCCACGGTCAGGGAGTCGAACAACGCGCCACCTTGGAACAGCACGCCAAACTGCTCTCGCACCTTGTCCAACGCGCGATAGTTCAAACGAGTCACGTCCACGCCCTCGATTACGATTTGGCCCGAATCGGGTCGCAGAAGCAGATTGAGATGTTTGAGAAATACCGTTTTGCCGCAGCCGCTGGGGCCTACGATGGTCGTGATTTGAGCGGATGGACAGGTTAGGCTGACCCCATCGAGCACCTGCTGGTGGCCGAAACGGCGGCGCAGATTGACCACGTTGATAGCTCCACCGCGCCCGTCCTGGTTCATTTCAATAACAGCGAGGTGAGAAAATAATCGAATACCAAAATCAGAACGCTTGAAAGTACCACTGCTTCGGTGGTGGCACGGCTGACTCCGGTGGCCATCCGTTCGGCATGGTAGCCCTTGTAGCATGACACCCAGGTCACGATCAGGCCAAAGACCAGGGACTTGTAGATTCCTCCCGCGATATCGCTGCCGCCCAGGCTGGAGGCGATGCCGTTATAATACGCGGCTCCCGGTGCTCCCATTAGTCCGACCCCGACCAGGTAGCCGCCGAAAATCCCGATGACGTCGAAAATGGCGGTCAACAGGGGAAAGCTGAGCACTCCGGCCAGTAGCCGTGGCGAGACCAGGTACTGAATCGGATCGATCGCCATCACGGTGAGGGCGTCGATCTGCTCGGTTACCTGCATCGCCCCCAGTTCCGCCGCCATCGCGGAGCCAGCCCGCGCGGTTACCATCAGAGCAGTCAGTACGGGTCCCAGCTCGCGCACCAGCGAGAGCGCAACCACCGTACCTAGGGCGCCCTCGGAGCCGAACTTGCGCAGGGTGAATTCACCCTGCAAGCCCATCACCATGCCGGTGAAAATCCCAATCAGCGCGACCAGGAAGAGTGAGTCGGCGCCAATCTCGCGCGCCTGACGGATCCATAGGCGCGGCTTGTAAGGTGGCTCGAGCAGCGCTACCAAAGCATAGAGTAAGAACAACACGAAGCGCCCCAGCGCGTCGATTCCGTCGATTACCTGGGCGCCCAGCCGCTCAAGCGGGGTGGTCAGGATTGACGAACTCGCCATACTCATCGCGACCCTGCCGGGTTCAGCGCGCCCAAGGAGCGCGATTGTCCGCGGACAGGCGCGGCGGACTGCGCCGCCGGGAAGGAGCGACACGGGGGTAGCGAAATGCTGAGGCTGATTGGGCTCAAGCTTCTTGCCGACAAGCAAAAATTACTTCGTCTAACTTCAGGGCACTAATTGAACCTTGTTGCTCAAGACATAGCAAGCTCCGCGCGCAAGCGAGAAAGCTCTTCCAAAGTTCGCCCTGCGCGTGCCAACCGAGTGAATTCCACCAAGTCAGCCATTTCGTCCAGGTCCAGAGCGGGCCCAGCCAGCTGCAAAATACGGCCCTCGACCTGCTGGCGTTCGCATTCGGCCAGATGGCGCGCCAGGCTATGGATGCCAAAGCGCGGGGCGATCACTTGTGCGGGCTGACGTACTAACACGTTGGTCCCACGGCCATCGCGCGAGGGCACCATCGTTACCGATCGTGCGCCGCCGTTCCTAGCCGCCTCCAGCACGATGTGGATATCGTGTGCGCTGATGAGCGGAGTATCCGACAGCAGGGTGGCCAAGGTGGTGATGCCACTGCGGGCCAGTTGGCTGCTGGCCAGGCTGACTGCAGCGTTGAGGCCGCGCGGATAGCCTTCATCGATTGGCTCGGCGCCGACGCGCCGGGCGCTTTCCAGCAGATCGTTGTCGGAACTGATAACGGCTACCCGCACCGCCGGCGTGACCGCCACCGCTGCGGCCAAAACGTCTTCGAACATTGCGCGCGCCAGCTCTATCCGGGTCGCGGCGCGTAAGGAGGCCAGTCGGGTTTTGGCGTGCGACAATTCTTTTGCCGCGATCAGCAGCGCCTGCATGACTTCATTTATAGCTGATGGCGGCGCACCTTCCAGCAGCTTGCGCGGGGCCCTTCTGTAGCCGAAGGTTTGACTGACAGACCGGTGCGCCGACCCACCCGGCGAATTTTGGGACAGTAGATTGAAAATTGCCTATTAGCCGCTTGATCGATCCAATTTAAGCCGGTCACAATACAACCCGAGGTACCGCGAGGATGAAAGTGCAGTGGGGCCAGACGCGGGAGAGCCGGTGGGCGTTGAAGGCTTTGGCCAGTGCGGTGGCGCTGGCGGCCGTGACGGGATGCAGCCATCGCAGTCCCGCGGATTACGTAACGGCCGGCGATCAGGCTTTGCGCGCCAATCAATTGGCCAATGCCGAGCAGGACTACCAGGCCGCAGTCAAGGCTGCGCCTGATAGCGCTCGCGCGCATCTGGCGCTGGGCCAGCTTTACCTGGTCGAGCACAATTTCACGCCCGCCGAACGCGAGTTGATGCATGCCATTCGACTCAATCCGCGAGCAGCCCAGCCCCATGTGGTCTTGGCCAAGCTTTATGCGGCACAAAATCAGCCCAGCCAGGCCGCCAACCAATGGATGGCGGCGATTGCGCTGGATCCGGCCCAACCCAGTTATTATGAAGAATATGCGGCGCTTTTGATGCAACAGAATCTGCCCGCCGCGGCCGAACACGAACTGCGCTTGGCTGTGGGGCTGGCGCCTCAGGACGCTCACCTGCATTTCGCGCTGGCCAATGCGATGGCAGCCCAGCCCAACCAGCAGGCGTTGGCTCAAGCCGAGTATGCCGAGGTCAAGCGGCTGGATCCGAGTTTGCTGCCGCCTGCCCCCGCACCGTCTCCCGCTCCCGCCAGTGCCCCGACTTTGGCCAGCGCTCCGCCGCCCGCGCCCAACCCGCCCGCCGCCTCCGGTCCTGCCGCGGCTCCGATCCGGCAGCTGAACAAGAGGTTTCTGCTCTCTCACAGCTCGCCGGTCTATCAGGACATGGATCGGAGCAGCGAGGTGGTGGCCCAGGTCCATCGCCGCCGCTACGTGCGAGTGACGGGAATTTCCGGCAACTGGCTGCGCATCCGACTGCGCGACGGCCAGGTCGGCTATATTCCCACTAGCGCGGTTGAATAGTCCGCGGCTGCCGCTGATTATGCCGGCTCAGTCAGGGCCTCCAGTGGCAGGCTGGCGCCGTTGAGAAAGATGAGCCGGCCGTCGTCGGGGCGGCGCTCTTTGAGCCAGCGCGATACCAGCATCATCGGCTCCAACTCGGCCTTGGTGATAGGGCGGGCCTGATAGCGGGCATAGTTGTCCGCGACGTAGCGCGAAATCCGCTGGGGAGCATCGGGCTCGGCCAGCTCAAAGCGCGCCGCCAGGCGTCCGCTCAGAATTACGCTGGCGGTCTCGCCTTCGACGATTACCAGGTTGTTTTCGGTCACCGTCTGACTCAACCGCCGCTCGCGGATCGTGAGCAGTTGCAAGGTCTGCAGGTCGCGCTGATAGCGCGCAGCCTCGTGAAAGCGCATCGCGGCGGCGGCCTGGTCGCGGGCCTGGACCAGTTCGGTAAGCAGCGTGCCGCCGCGCCCGCGCAGGAACTGCAGCGCGCGTTCGAGTTGGCGCCCGTAGCTGTGCGCATCGATGCTCTCGTTGCATGGTGCGGCGCAATGGCCAATCTGGCCCTGGATACAAGCCGAGCGCGCAGGATCGATCTCCAGCCGGCCGGCGCAGGTGCGCAAGCCGCACCAGCGAGCGAGTACCTCGACCGCCTGGCGCGGATGGCGGCGGCCGATGAAGGGGCCAAGCTGTAACCATCCGGACCGCGCCGCCAGTTTGGTGGTCACGCGCAAGCGGGCGAAGGGATCGTTCAGATCCAGGCAGATGAAATAGGCCTGCGGTGCGGTTTTGAGCTGGCGATTATAGGGCGGTTTGAGTTCGCGAATCAGTTTCGCTTCCAACAGCGCCGCCTCCAGCGTGGCGCGCGTGGTCCGGGTCTCGATACTAAAGACGTGGCTGACCAGATCGACGATCTTGCCCCTGGTTCCGGCGCCCCCGTTGAAGTACGAGGCGACGCGCCGCTTGAGATCGCGCGCCTTGCCCACGTAGAGCACGTCGCCGCGCTCGTTGCGCATCAGATAGACCCCGGCCTGGTGGGGCAGCGCGGCGACTACCTCGGGCCTGACATGGCGCTCCATCCGACGCCCCGTAACCGCGCTTTGAGTGAATTCCAGGGCCAGGTCGAGCCGCTTGATTCCCTGGGCAGCGAGCATCTCCAGAAAGATTCCCAGCAACTCGGCCGCCATCCGCGCGTCGCCCAGACCGCGATGGCGTCCCTCGGTGGCCAGGCCGAAGTGTTCCGCCAGCGCGTCCAGCCCGCGCCGGCGCAGCGAGGGGAGCAGGCGGCGGGCCAGCCGCAGGGTGCAGAGGACAGGATTACGCAGTGGAGCTCCCAGCACGCGCCGGTACTCGAAGTCGAGAAAGGATAAGTCGAATTGCGCGTTGTGCGCCACCAGCACCGCGTCGCCCAGAAAGTCACGAAAGCGCGGTAGCAAATCACTAATTGCTGGCGCCAGAGCTACATCTTCGTTGCTAATCGAGGTCATCCGGGTGATGAAGGGCGGAATCGGGCGCGCCGGCCGGACCAGGCTCTGGAAGCTATCGAGGATGCGCCCGCCCACGCACCGGTAGGCGCCAATTTCGATGATCTGATCGGCGCCCGGACGGCCGCCACGAGTCTCCAGGTCGACCACCACGAACTGGGCTTCCGCCAGCGGCCGGCGCAGTCCGAGCCCTTCCACCAGCGACCAGCGCCGATGGTCGGGATCGTAAGCAAAGGCGGGATCTCCGCCCAGCACCTGCTGGACGATCCGATGGCTGAACTCGGGGTCGTTGTGGGTGCCGCTGAAGAGCAGGCCGACGAGCTCTTCCACCGGCGCGCCTTCGATGCGGCCCGCTAGATAGGCGGCTAACTTATCCCGCAGCGTCATTTTCTCGCCCCGCCACCACACCACCCAAAAAAGCGCCTTTCGTGCTTCTTTCGCCGCTGGGCGCCGCCGCATTTTGTGCCCTTCCACAGCGGCTTGTCAACGGTTTTACCCCACTTCTGCCAAAGCTGCTGCAAGGGGGCCCGCGGCGACGTTGATGCCATGCGCTCGCCCGGAGGTCCGCCCTAGAATGCCCGGGGAGATTGAGAATTATGGCTGATAGGTGAGCGTTGACTCGGCGCAGAGGCTCGGCTAAACAATTGGATTCGGCTAATGGCGATGTTTGCAATAATAAAAACCGGCGGTAAGCAATATCGTGTCGCGGTTGGCGACCAAGTAACGGTCGAGCGGATCGCCGGCGAAGTCGGCACCGAAGTTCGGCTGGATGAAGTTCTCGCCCTGGGTGGCGAGGGGCAAGCGGTAATCGGCACGCCGCTGGTAAGCGAGGCTGCGGTGCGGGCCCGGATCGTGGGTCAGCCGCGCGGCACCAAAGTTATCGTGTTCAAGAAGAAGCGGCGTAAGAACTACCGGCGCAAGCGCGGCCATCGACAGGAGCTGACGATGCTCAAGGTGGTAGCGATCGAGCATAGCGGCGCCACGATCCAGCCGCAGGAAGCATCGGCTTAGCAAGGCAGGCCGCGGCCGGCGCGCCGCGCTTAAATTGGGAGATTCACCGGTGGCGCATAAGAAAGGGCAGGGTTCCACGCGCAACGGACGGGACAG comes from the Candidatus Binataceae bacterium genome and includes:
- a CDS encoding LLM class F420-dependent oxidoreductase, whose amino-acid sequence is MKISITLMGITRGDVLAEVGRHAERLGFASLWVPEHLVMPKDIKTPYPYADRSQIQVSTTSPFCYPFVTLAYLAAVTRKLRLGTAVCLVGERHPVILAKEVATLDCLSGGRVALGVGAGWLPEEFEALGIPYARRGARLAEYITVMRKLWGEDASSFAGAFISFDAIRSYPKPLSGARLPILMGGDSAPALKRAAKLADGWYGSHLTPDQVGDRRRHLLDLAESSGRDPRELEIIASPHRESATPLHLRAYQRVGTDELVLHVPRFQQPEEVAPALERLAGIWLPAAAQLE
- a CDS encoding VacJ family lipoprotein → MKSALLIVLLGAVLSTPAFAAQADQPTPGDNLGAPTSEAYADPLAPLNEKIFWFNLRLDQYVLRPVATGYADVLPEPVRRHIGTFWDNVNFIPRFANNLFQLKPGYAAGEAGRFLINTTLGGAGFFDVANSWFKLKQHDTDFGLTLHKYGVPMGPYLVLPFFGPSSIRDTAGRVVDGSMNPISYTMPTWWMPLAIEGGSEAAEAVNYRSLNLQLFEDVDRYSIDLYGAVQDGYIESRHHAEAESATF
- a CDS encoding outer membrane lipid asymmetry maintenance protein MlaD: MYASRTTQFLVGIFALIGLAALAYLSLRLGRVEIFNPPSYEIFANFDNITGLKTGDAVEIAGVAVGKVFSISLLDDRAHVGMQIDQGVKVDDDAIAAIRTRGIIGDKYVALSLGPGDKMLTNGQTLRQTESAFVLEDVIGQLINSFSSGGSGKSSSGGSKSQGSGGSFPSLNDPGSK
- a CDS encoding ABC transporter ATP-binding protein gives rise to the protein MNQDGRGGAINVVNLRRRFGHQQVLDGVSLTCPSAQITTIVGPSGCGKTVFLKHLNLLLRPDSGQIVIEGVDVTRLNYRALDKVREQFGVLFQGGALFDSLTVAENVAFPLVEKTRLRRPQISRQVEEKLEAVGLSGMGDKYPSEISGGMQKRAALARALIRNPKILYLDEPTTGLDPTRTGAIHALIRDTHQQLGLTVVMVSHDVPAVFEISDRIAFMHRGRMALNGTVAEVMASQDEVFQHFLAGKSASAEEEAGRRPVARS
- a CDS encoding MlaE family lipid ABC transporter permease subunit, which encodes MASSSILTTPLERLGAQVIDGIDALGRFVLFLLYALVALLEPPYKPRLWIRQAREIGADSLFLVALIGIFTGMVMGLQGEFTLRKFGSEGALGTVVALSLVRELGPVLTALMVTARAGSAMAAELGAMQVTEQIDALTVMAIDPIQYLVSPRLLAGVLSFPLLTAIFDVIGIFGGYLVGVGLMGAPGAAYYNGIASSLGGSDIAGGIYKSLVFGLIVTWVSCYKGYHAERMATGVSRATTEAVVLSSVLILVFDYFLTSLLLK
- the cofC gene encoding 2-phospho-L-lactate guanylyltransferase, which codes for MQALLIAAKELSHAKTRLASLRAATRIELARAMFEDVLAAAVAVTPAVRVAVISSDNDLLESARRVGAEPIDEGYPRGLNAAVSLASSQLARSGITTLATLLSDTPLISAHDIHIVLEAARNGGARSVTMVPSRDGRGTNVLVRQPAQVIAPRFGIHSLARHLAECERQQVEGRILQLAGPALDLDEMADLVEFTRLARAGRTLEELSRLRAELAMS
- a CDS encoding exonuclease domain-containing protein — protein: MTLRDKLAAYLAGRIEGAPVEELVGLLFSGTHNDPEFSHRIVQQVLGGDPAFAYDPDHRRWSLVEGLGLRRPLAEAQFVVVDLETRGGRPGADQIIEIGAYRCVGGRILDSFQSLVRPARPIPPFITRMTSISNEDVALAPAISDLLPRFRDFLGDAVLVAHNAQFDLSFLDFEYRRVLGAPLRNPVLCTLRLARRLLPSLRRRGLDALAEHFGLATEGRHRGLGDARMAAELLGIFLEMLAAQGIKRLDLALEFTQSAVTGRRMERHVRPEVVAALPHQAGVYLMRNERGDVLYVGKARDLKRRVASYFNGGAGTRGKIVDLVSHVFSIETRTTRATLEAALLEAKLIRELKPPYNRQLKTAPQAYFICLDLNDPFARLRVTTKLAARSGWLQLGPFIGRRHPRQAVEVLARWCGLRTCAGRLEIDPARSACIQGQIGHCAAPCNESIDAHSYGRQLERALQFLRGRGGTLLTELVQARDQAAAAMRFHEAARYQRDLQTLQLLTIRERRLSQTVTENNLVIVEGETASVILSGRLAARFELAEPDAPQRISRYVADNYARYQARPITKAELEPMMLVSRWLKERRPDDGRLIFLNGASLPLEALTEPA
- the rplU gene encoding 50S ribosomal protein L21, which gives rise to MFAIIKTGGKQYRVAVGDQVTVERIAGEVGTEVRLDEVLALGGEGQAVIGTPLVSEAAVRARIVGQPRGTKVIVFKKKRRKNYRRKRGHRQELTMLKVVAIEHSGATIQPQEASA